GTCGAGGCGGTCCTGGCCCGGGCCGCGGCCGCCGGGGTGACCGGTTTCCTCAACGTGGGCTACGACCTGCAGACCAGCCGCGAGTCGGTGGCCCTGGCCGCAGGCGATCCCCGCATCCGCGCCACGGTGGGCGTGCACCCCCACGACGCCGAAACCGTCGCCGACGCGGACGGCCGGGTCACGGCCCGGGGGCG
The genomic region above belongs to bacterium and contains:
- a CDS encoding TatD family hydrolase, giving the protein MIDSHVHLNRAEFAGEVEAVLARAAAAGVTGFLNVGYDLQTSRESVALAAGDPRIRATVGVHPHDAETVADADGRVTARGR